The genome window TAAGAATACGAAAATAATCGTAATTGGAACAATCCAGCGCATTAATTGAAACCATACTTGATACATGCCGTTTGACAAGTTGTTCCCATATGAGAATTCTTGCCTAACAAGGGTCCTGTCCATTTTAAAGCCAATAAACAGGGCGATAAATAAACAACCACCGGGAAGCATGATATTACTTACCAAATAATCAGTTGCATCAAAGACCGTTAATCCGAAAATTTTAAAATCAGCGAGGACATTTGATGATAATGCAGCTGGAATACCAGCGAGAAAGACGAGGATTCCAGCGATACTCGCAACTTTTTTACGTGAACGATTTTTATTTTCTGTAAACGCTGCTGTAATGATTTCCAACATGCTAAATGAAGATGTTAGAACAGCGAATAAAAATAGCAAGAGAAATAGACTAAGAAATACTTCTCCAAAAGGCATTTGTGCAAAGGCCTCTGGAAGGACGATAAATAATAGTCCAGGACCCTCCGTTGGCTCCAATCCGAACGCAAACACGACTGGGAAAATCGCCAATCCAGCTAGTAGAGAAACAAAAATATTCATAACAGATACTGAACCAGCAGATAGTGGCAGACTTACATCCTTCTTTAAATATGAGCTATAGGTAACCATAACGGAAATACCAACAGCAAGAGCGAAGAAGGAATGACCAAGTGCATACAAGACATTTTCAGCATTAAGCTTGGAGAAGTCAGGATGAAGGAAGAAGCGAATTCCCTCAAGTGCACCCTCAAACGTTACCGAACGAATGACTAAGATAATGAAAAAGATAAAGAGTAATGGCATTAAGATTTTACTCGACTTTTCAATTCCGTCTTGAATCCCAAACGAAACGACAATAATATTGATTAGTAAAAATAGTGCAAGTCCTAGAATTGTGATGAAAGGACTTCCTGTTATCGTTGCAAACAGCTCTGGATAGTTAGCAGCATCCTTAATAACTAATCCAGGGATAGATAGTGCGCTATAAACAAGTACCCAGCCTCCAACGACACTATAAAACGACATAAGTAAGAATGCACCAACAACGCCCCACTTACCAATAAAGGTCCAAAGTGAATTTGGCGCAAGTTTTTTATATGCACTGACAGCTTCCTTCTCAGCTCCTCTGCCAATAATGAATTCTGCAATTAATATCGGTAAACCAATTATGATGGTAAAGGCGATAAATAATAAGAAAAAGGCTCCTCCACCATTCATCCCCGTCATATATGGAAACTTCCATATCGCACCAAGGCCAATCGCAGCTCCAGAAGATGACAAAATAAAGCCGATTTTCGATGACCATTGTTCTTTTTCCTTTTGCATGCTTTCCCTACTTTCGAGTTGATTCTATGTTGAAAAATATCTTTTCATTATAACATTTCTCCCTAACATTTGATATTGTCCTTAATAAAATTAAGCATATTATGTATTTTTTTGTCGTCATATATCGAATCATATAATAAATGTCGATTTTTGCTCCAGCATTGTATTTCCCGAGCGGCTTGATTGGCCAGACCTAAAGCTTGATAACCCTCACATATAAGCAGGAGGCTCACTATTGCACGTATAAAAGAGGCCTGTTAAAAATAGAATAAAGTACAATAACAGAAAAGGGGGATTTTGTTCATGATATAGAGCTAAGCAGACATCGGACCATGTATACCTGAAAGTAAAATATGGCTCGATAAAAATGGGGGATAGCGATGGAAGGGACAATTTGGTCTTTAGTGCCACCGTTATTAACAATCGTGATGGTTTTACTAACGAAAAGGGTTTTGATTTCACTAGGTGTAGGTATTATTGCCGCTGCGCTTTTTGTGGATAGTTTTAATATACCAGGTGCATTAAAGCTTATATGGGATGCATTTAGTGGTGTGTTTTATGCTGACGGAGCTGTAAATACTTGGAATGTGTATATTTTACTATTTGTATTAATGCTAGGGATAATAACTGCTTTCATGAGTATGATGGGTGGGACAAAGGCATTTGCAGAATGGATGATTCGCCGGGTAAAAACACGTTCAGGTGCACAGATTATGACATTAATCCTTGGAATTATAGTATTCGTTGACGACTATTTCAATAGTTTAGCAGTTGGGCAAATCGCGAAACCAGTGACAGATAAGCATCGGGTCTCAAGAGCAAAGCTCGCATATATTGTTGACTCTACCGCAGCTCCAGTGTGTGTTGTTGCGCCAATATCTAGTTGGGGAGCATATATTGTCGGCATCATTGGGACAATTTTTGTAACACAAAACATTACAGAATATACGGCACTTGGAGCATTTATTCAAATGATTCCAATGAATTTCTATGTTTGGGCAGCGCTTGGGATGGTAGTTATTATTGCCCTTAGTCGAGCAGATTTTGGACCAATGAAAATTCATGAGGAGCATGCAATGAAAACAGGAGAGGTCTCTCGTGCGGAAATGAAGGAAACGAAGGGAGGGGTCAACACATTACCTGCTAGTGATTCCGGTAGAATAAGTGATTTACTAATTCCTATTGCAACACTCTTTGTTGCTACAATTAGTGCCATTTATTTTAGTGGACTTAGTCTAGTTGAAGGCAAGAGAACGATGATGAATATCTTCGGAAGTGCGGATGTATCAGTTGCATTACTATGGGGTGGAATAATTGGCATCGTGGTAACCTTTCTATTATTTATTCGTCATTATCAAGGGAAAAACCTATCGGCTAAACATTTTATTTTAGGAATAATAAAAGGAACAAAATCGATGTTACCTGGATTCACGATTCTTATTTTTGCCTGGGTTATTGCAACCTTGATCGATTTACTCGGAACAGGAACATATCTTGCCGGGCTAGTGCAATCTTCCAATCTTAGTTTGATGATTTTACCATTAATTGTTTTCATCATTGCGGGGTTCATTGCTTTTGCAACTGGTACCTCTTGGGGGTCGTTCGGAATTCTCTTGCCAATTGCTGGTGAAATTGCCGTAGCAACTGATGTGACCTTGCTTTTACCGATGATGGCAGCAGTGCTAGCTGGAGCGGTGTTTGGTGACCATTGTTCACCAATATCGGATACTACGATTCTCTCATCGACGGGTTCTAGCTGTAACCATATTGATCATGTAACAACCCAATTACCATATGCTTTTGTTGCTGCTGGAATTGCCGGTATTGGCTATTTAACGCTAGGCATTACTGGTAGTGTTTGGTTAGGATTAGTAACCGTCGTTCTCGCTCTAATTATTTTATACGGCTTGCTAAGGAAGGCCAATAGGGAAGAGGTGGCTTTAGACAAGTAATTATCTTTACGTAATATTTTTGATATTTTAAAACAATTGTAAAAATTTGGACATTAATTTATAATGATAGTGATGATATTCCTCACGCTGATTCCGGGAGAGAGATGGGCTGTTTATATAAAAAATATACAGTCGGTTCTTAATTGATAAGAAAAAAGTAAGCGATACCAAATCATGAATTTAAAAGTCCGTTTCTCTCATTTCTAAGTGCAGGAATGTATTGGTCCAATGATTTTACATATTGGCAAACTGGACGATTCGATAATAATCAACTTGTAATTGGGAGGGGTTTTTTTGGCAGTTCAATTAGAAACAGAAAAATTAGCTAACTTTATTAACGGAGAATGGGTGGAAGGTAGTGTTTTTTCTTCTGTTGTAAACCCTGCGACAGGAGAAGCGATTGTTCAAGTTCCCTTATCTAGTGAACGTAATGTTGATGAGGCTGTTGCTGCAGCCAAAAAAGCACAGAAGGAATGGGCACTAGTTCCGGCGCCACAGCGGGCAGAAGTATTGTATCGCGTCGGATACCTTTTGAAGGAAAGAAAGGAAAGGCTTTCACAGTTTTTGACACAGGAGAATGGCAAGGTGATTGAAGAGGCACGTGGAGAAGTGCAAGAAGGAATTGATATGGCATTTTATATGGCTGGAGAGGGCAGGCGTTTATTTGGGCAAACGACACCTGCAGAATTAAAAGATAAATTTGCAATGAGCCAGCGTGCACCCGTTGGCGTTGTTGGGATAATTACCCCATGGAATTTTCCGATAGCAATTGCAACCTGGAAATCATTTCCGGCCATTGTTGCTGGAAATGCAGTCGTGTGGAAACCAGCAACGGAAACACCAATCATGGCATATGAATTGGCAAAAATCTTTGAAGAAGCAGGTCTGCCAAAGGGTGTCATCAATGTCGTATATGGCTCTGGTCGAACAGCAGGCAATGCAATGGTGGAGCATCCAGATATTCGGGTCATTTCTTTTACTGGATCAAATGATGTTGGAAGGAATATTGCTGCTGCATGTGGCAGGCAGTTGAAGAAGGTGTCCCTTGAAATGGGTGGAAAAAATGCTGTCATCGTTATGGATGATGCGGATTTGGATTTAGCGGTAGAGGGGATTTTATGGAGTGCATTCGGAACGAGTGGACAGCGTTGTACTGCATGCAGTCGTGTAATTGTCCATGAAAAGGTGAAAGGTGCATTGGAAGAGCACCTTCGTAGTGCTATGGAAAAGCTGACAATTGGTAATGGTTTGGATGAGTCGATCAGGGTTGGTCCGATAATTAACCAAGCGGGATTGGAAAAAATCAAAAGCTATATTGAGATTGGCAAAAACGAAGGTGCGAAACTACTAGAGGGTGGCTATGAACTGACAGGTGCCGGGCTTAAGAAGGGAAATTACTTTTCACCAACATTGTTTACTGATGTAAATTCAGAGATGCGAATTGCACAGGAGGAAATCTTCGGTCCAGTAGTTTCCTTAATCCCTGTAAAAAGCTTTGAAGAAGCAATCGAAGTGAATAATAGTGTGGAATATGGTCTCTCAAGCTCGATATATACGAATGATATTAACCGTGTGTTTAAAGCACAGCGTGATCTCGATACGGGAATTGTCTATGTAAATGCGGGAACAACAGGTGCGGAGATTCATCTGCCATTTGGCGGGACAAAAGGTACGGGAAATGGACATCGTGATTCTGGTATCCAAGCACTCGATGTGTTTACGGAATGGAAAGCAGTTTACGTGGATTACAGTGGTAAGCTGCAACGTGCACAAATAGATGTAGAGTAAAGTTACTGGGGGGATTTGATGAAGGTAGGGGTGCTCGGTTCTGGTTTAATGGGAAAAGAAGCAGCACGTGATTTGGTCGGGAGTGCTGGTATTACGAAAGTTGGAATAGCGGATATTGATTTTGAACGTGCGCAAAAGGTTTGCGAGCATTTGAAATCACCGAAGCTAACAGCATATCAAGTGAATGCAAAAGATGAGCAGGAGCTGGCGCAATATATTCAGAAATTCGATGTAATCATCAATGCACTGTTTTATTCATTCAATGAAATTGTAGCAAAAACAGCAATAAAAGCAGGAGTTAATTCCGTTGATTTAGGCGGTCATATTGGCCATATGACCGACAGGGTGCTTGCATTAGGGAAGGAAGCAGAGAAAGCAGGGGTCACACTAATTCCCGACCTTGGTGTTGCGCCAGGCATGATTAATATTCTCGCTGGCTATGGTGCCAGTAAATTGGATAAAGTGGATTCGGTAAAATTATATGTAGGCGGGATTCCATTGAAACCTCAGCCGCCATTAGAATATTATCACGTATTTTCAATGGAGGGTGTATTCGATCATTATACAGATCCTTCCTTAATTATTCGAAATGGAATGAAACAGGAAGTTCCGTCATTATCCGAAGTAGAACCCATTTATTTTGAAAGATTTGGACCATTGGAGGCCTTTCATACTTCAGGTGGAACCTCAACATTGTCCTTAACGTATCCCAATCTGCAAACATTAGAGTATAAAACAATCCGATATCCAGGCCATGCAGAAAAATTCAAATTACTCGTTGATTTGAATTTAACGAAGGCGGGCTATGAGGTAGAAGTATATGGGAAACGGATTAGCCCACGCGACGTATTTCTAAAAGTATTGGACCCAATTGTAGAGCTTGGAGATAAAGATGATGTTGTATTATTGCGGGTAATCGTATCCGGTGAGAAACAAGGAGAACATCGAACCTATGAATATGAAATGACAACACATAAAGATAGAAAGACGAATGTAACAGCAATGGCAAGAGCAACTGCAAATACAATATCCGTCGTTGCTCAGATGATTGGCAGTGGTACGATTCCAGACAAAGGAGTCCATCCTCCAGAGAAAGTAGTGCCGGGTGATGTCTATATCAATGAAATGGCTAAACGCGGTGTTATTATTAAGGAAAATGAACAGAATTAAATTATTTCCTTATGTTCATTGTTTTCTAGAGGGTAGAGTCTATCAATTGTTATCATTCATAACTTAAAAAGATATATAAAAGGATTTGAATAAAATGAATACAATATTTATCGCAGGCCACGCACGCCTTCCAGCCGGAATGGCAGCAAAAAGTATATATGAAACATTAACAATCACAGCAGAAATTGATAAAAAATACGGCGTAATCATTGCAGCAAGCTGTACATTAGCAACCGAGCATGGAAGGGAATTTGTGGAGCGATTGCTTAGAGGATACAGTTTGCGAGATGGGATAGAAGACCCAGTAAACCTCGTAAAGGAGCATTATTTAGGAAAAGCAGGAAATGCACTAGCATCTGCATTAAAGGATCTGTATAAACAATACGAGGGCATATCACAAAAAGAATAAGCGCCGCTTTAATCAATTAGATCGGCGAGTTTGCATGATAAATCGGCGTGTTTCCATCAATATCAGGGTAAATTATAATATATCGGTATTTTCCCGAATTAGCCACTGAAAGAAATAAACAACCCGCATGAGATTCGGTTGAGAACCATTTCATGCGGGTTGATCTTATTTCAGCCTACTCAATTCCAATTGAAACGAATTTTTTCTCCAAAAATTCATCCATGCCATGATGCCCGCCTTCTTTGCCGACACCAGATTGCTTGATTCCGCCAAATGGCCCTTCAGCAATTGCTGGATATACATCATTGATGCCAATGATTCCATATTCTAATTTTTCCGAGACACGAACGGCCCGATTTGTGTTTTCTGTGAATAAATAAGCAGCGAGTCCATAGTCTGTATCATTAGCTTTATAAATCGCTTGATCTTCATCACTAAACGTTTGGATTGGGATTACTGGTCCAAATGTTTCTTCATGCATTACTAACATATCATCAGTAGTATTTGCTAGAATAGTAGGGTTGTAGAAATAACCATCTAAATCAGAGTCCCAAGCATCGCCGCCATAAACGATTTTTGCCCCTTTATTAACCGCATCCTCGACATGTGATTTTACCTTTTCAGAGGCCTTCTCGTTAATTAATGGACCAATATCTACTCCTTCTTCTAAGCCCGATCCAAGTTTGAGTTGTTTTACTTTTTCGGTTAATGCTGCAGTAAATTCTTCAGCAATCGATTCATGTACATATAGTCGATTCGTACAGATACATGTTTGACCAGCATTTCTAAATTTACTACCCAACACGAGGGTTGCCGCCTTGTCGATATCTGCATCTTCGAATACAATACTTGGGGCATGCCCACCAAGCTCGAGCGCGACTTTCTTCATTTGCTCTGCACTTTCACGCATTAAATATTTACCGATACCTGTTGAGCCTGTGAAAGTAATTAACCGCACCTCTTTATTTGTAAGTAAGCTTTGACCGATTGCTTTTGCGTCACCAGTTACTAAATTGACAACACCATCGGGGATTCCAGCTTTCTTCATAATTTTCATAATTTCAATTGCTGACAATGGTGTTTCCGATGCTGGTTTCAGCACAACCGCACAACCGGCAGCTAATGCAGGACCAATTTTTCTTGTAATCATGGACGATGGGAAATTCCATGGTGTAATTGCGCCGACAACGCCAACCGGCTGTGGAATCACAAGTAGTCGCTTCGATTTATTAGACGAAGGAATTACTTCTCCGTAAGCGCGGCTAGCTTCTTCTGCATACCATAATAAATAATTCGCACTAATTTTTACTTCACCGATTGCTTCCGCTAAAGGCTTTCCTTGTTCGATGGTTAAGATTTCCGCTAATCGTTCAGTATCTTCGAGCATAAGCTGTGATGCTTTGTATAAAATCGTTCCACGTTCTCGACCTGTCATTGTGCTCCATTCTGGAAATGCATGGGTAGCGGCTTTTATTGCTTCATCTGTTTCTGCAGCTCCACCTAAAGCTACTTCGGTGATTGGTTCTAGTGTTGCGGGATTATAAACTGTCTCTGTTTTTTGATGATCAACATTTTTCCATTCTCCATTAATAAAGATGCTCTTCGTTAATTTATCAAACATGTAGAAACCTCCCTTTTGCATCAAGCATATCGCATTTCCTTCGAGAATATCAATTAATTAGAAGTTTCAATTTTCCCAAGCAGGGAGTTTTTTACTTAAAGGTTTATCTTGCCGATACCCGAGCACATACTCTGCTTGCATGATTGTGTGTACTTCGCGTGTACCCTCATATATAACGGGTGCTTTGGAATTCCGTAAATATCGCTCGACTGGATATTCATCTGAATAACCATATGCACCATGGATTTGTACGGCATCATTTGCAGCAGCATTGGCAAAATCACATGCCTGCCATTTTGCAAGCGATGTTTCTCTTGTATTTCGTTTTCCCTGATTTTTTAATTCTCCTGCACGATAAACGAGTAAGCGACTCATTTGAAAGCCTGCTTCCATTTTGGCAATCATTTGTTGAACCAATTGATGTCTGCCGATTTCTTTTCCGAAGGTTTCCCGCTCATGGGCATATTTGATGCTTGCTTCTATACAAGCCATAATTTGCCCTACTGCACCAGCAGCAACAGTAAAACGACCATTATCCAGTGCAGCCATTGCAATTTTAAAACCTTCACCTTCTTCACCGAGAAGATTTTCTTTTGGCACCTTTACATTTTCAAAAAATATCTCCCCAGTATTTCCAGAGCGAATGCCATGCTTCCCCTTGATCGCTTTAGAAGAAAATCCGTCCCAAGAACGCTCAACGATAAATGCAGAGATTGCTTTATGTCTTTCCGACTTCTCACCTGTATAAGCAAAAACTAAGAAATAATCTGCAATATCACAGAGAGAAATCCATGTCTTTTGCCCAT of Oceanobacillus zhaokaii contains these proteins:
- a CDS encoding sodium-dependent transporter, with amino-acid sequence MQKEKEQWSSKIGFILSSSGAAIGLGAIWKFPYMTGMNGGGAFFLLFIAFTIIIGLPILIAEFIIGRGAEKEAVSAYKKLAPNSLWTFIGKWGVVGAFLLMSFYSVVGGWVLVYSALSIPGLVIKDAANYPELFATITGSPFITILGLALFLLINIIVVSFGIQDGIEKSSKILMPLLFIFFIILVIRSVTFEGALEGIRFFLHPDFSKLNAENVLYALGHSFFALAVGISVMVTYSSYLKKDVSLPLSAGSVSVMNIFVSLLAGLAIFPVVFAFGLEPTEGPGLLFIVLPEAFAQMPFGEVFLSLFLLLFLFAVLTSSFSMLEIITAAFTENKNRSRKKVASIAGILVFLAGIPAALSSNVLADFKIFGLTVFDATDYLVSNIMLPGGCLFIALFIGFKMDRTLVRQEFSYGNNLSNGMYQVWFQLMRWIVPITIIFVFLGSIGIL
- a CDS encoding Na+/H+ antiporter NhaC family protein — protein: MEGTIWSLVPPLLTIVMVLLTKRVLISLGVGIIAAALFVDSFNIPGALKLIWDAFSGVFYADGAVNTWNVYILLFVLMLGIITAFMSMMGGTKAFAEWMIRRVKTRSGAQIMTLILGIIVFVDDYFNSLAVGQIAKPVTDKHRVSRAKLAYIVDSTAAPVCVVAPISSWGAYIVGIIGTIFVTQNITEYTALGAFIQMIPMNFYVWAALGMVVIIALSRADFGPMKIHEEHAMKTGEVSRAEMKETKGGVNTLPASDSGRISDLLIPIATLFVATISAIYFSGLSLVEGKRTMMNIFGSADVSVALLWGGIIGIVVTFLLFIRHYQGKNLSAKHFILGIIKGTKSMLPGFTILIFAWVIATLIDLLGTGTYLAGLVQSSNLSLMILPLIVFIIAGFIAFATGTSWGSFGILLPIAGEIAVATDVTLLLPMMAAVLAGAVFGDHCSPISDTTILSSTGSSCNHIDHVTTQLPYAFVAAGIAGIGYLTLGITGSVWLGLVTVVLALIILYGLLRKANREEVALDK
- a CDS encoding aldehyde dehydrogenase family protein, encoding MAVQLETEKLANFINGEWVEGSVFSSVVNPATGEAIVQVPLSSERNVDEAVAAAKKAQKEWALVPAPQRAEVLYRVGYLLKERKERLSQFLTQENGKVIEEARGEVQEGIDMAFYMAGEGRRLFGQTTPAELKDKFAMSQRAPVGVVGIITPWNFPIAIATWKSFPAIVAGNAVVWKPATETPIMAYELAKIFEEAGLPKGVINVVYGSGRTAGNAMVEHPDIRVISFTGSNDVGRNIAAACGRQLKKVSLEMGGKNAVIVMDDADLDLAVEGILWSAFGTSGQRCTACSRVIVHEKVKGALEEHLRSAMEKLTIGNGLDESIRVGPIINQAGLEKIKSYIEIGKNEGAKLLEGGYELTGAGLKKGNYFSPTLFTDVNSEMRIAQEEIFGPVVSLIPVKSFEEAIEVNNSVEYGLSSSIYTNDINRVFKAQRDLDTGIVYVNAGTTGAEIHLPFGGTKGTGNGHRDSGIQALDVFTEWKAVYVDYSGKLQRAQIDVE
- a CDS encoding saccharopine dehydrogenase family protein, with product MKVGVLGSGLMGKEAARDLVGSAGITKVGIADIDFERAQKVCEHLKSPKLTAYQVNAKDEQELAQYIQKFDVIINALFYSFNEIVAKTAIKAGVNSVDLGGHIGHMTDRVLALGKEAEKAGVTLIPDLGVAPGMINILAGYGASKLDKVDSVKLYVGGIPLKPQPPLEYYHVFSMEGVFDHYTDPSLIIRNGMKQEVPSLSEVEPIYFERFGPLEAFHTSGGTSTLSLTYPNLQTLEYKTIRYPGHAEKFKLLVDLNLTKAGYEVEVYGKRISPRDVFLKVLDPIVELGDKDDVVLLRVIVSGEKQGEHRTYEYEMTTHKDRKTNVTAMARATANTISVVAQMIGSGTIPDKGVHPPEKVVPGDVYINEMAKRGVIIKENEQN
- a CDS encoding DUF3870 domain-containing protein, which encodes MNTIFIAGHARLPAGMAAKSIYETLTITAEIDKKYGVIIAASCTLATEHGREFVERLLRGYSLRDGIEDPVNLVKEHYLGKAGNALASALKDLYKQYEGISQKE
- a CDS encoding NAD-dependent succinate-semialdehyde dehydrogenase — translated: MFDKLTKSIFINGEWKNVDHQKTETVYNPATLEPITEVALGGAAETDEAIKAATHAFPEWSTMTGRERGTILYKASQLMLEDTERLAEILTIEQGKPLAEAIGEVKISANYLLWYAEEASRAYGEVIPSSNKSKRLLVIPQPVGVVGAITPWNFPSSMITRKIGPALAAGCAVVLKPASETPLSAIEIMKIMKKAGIPDGVVNLVTGDAKAIGQSLLTNKEVRLITFTGSTGIGKYLMRESAEQMKKVALELGGHAPSIVFEDADIDKAATLVLGSKFRNAGQTCICTNRLYVHESIAEEFTAALTEKVKQLKLGSGLEEGVDIGPLINEKASEKVKSHVEDAVNKGAKIVYGGDAWDSDLDGYFYNPTILANTTDDMLVMHEETFGPVIPIQTFSDEDQAIYKANDTDYGLAAYLFTENTNRAVRVSEKLEYGIIGINDVYPAIAEGPFGGIKQSGVGKEGGHHGMDEFLEKKFVSIGIE
- a CDS encoding acyl-CoA dehydrogenase family protein encodes the protein MNFEFTEEQIMLRKTVRDFTDKEIMPYIADWDRQGKFDSSLLPKLAELGLMGVCIPEKYGGSGMDYNALAIVCEELERGDTAFRTAVSVHTGLNSMTLLQWGTEEQKLKYLVPQAKGEKIGAFGLTEPSAGTDVAALQATATKQGDYYLLNGQKTWISLCDIADYFLVFAYTGEKSERHKAISAFIVERSWDGFSSKAIKGKHGIRSGNTGEIFFENVKVPKENLLGEEGEGFKIAMAALDNGRFTVAAGAVGQIMACIEASIKYAHERETFGKEIGRHQLVQQMIAKMEAGFQMSRLLVYRAGELKNQGKRNTRETSLAKWQACDFANAAANDAVQIHGAYGYSDEYPVERYLRNSKAPVIYEGTREVHTIMQAEYVLGYRQDKPLSKKLPAWEN